In one window of Deltaproteobacteria bacterium DNA:
- a CDS encoding H-NS histone family protein → MSVDYQAIQEHIKAIDEQKAALLAQADELRAQATEQMVENVMKYIEDNGFSVREIMTKVQARITKKQKVTTFVNPENSEQTYTRGPLPEWIKEGMVAGGLDPADKAQVAQFKETLIKK, encoded by the coding sequence ATGTCAGTTGACTATCAGGCCATTCAAGAGCACATCAAGGCCATCGACGAGCAGAAGGCGGCCTTGCTGGCCCAGGCCGACGAGCTGCGAGCCCAAGCCACCGAACAGATGGTGGAGAACGTCATGAAGTACATCGAGGACAATGGGTTCTCGGTGCGCGAGATCATGACCAAGGTGCAGGCCCGCATCACCAAGAAACAGAAGGTGACCACCTTCGTCAACCCCGAGAACTCCGAGCAGACCTACACTCGCGGCCCGTTGCCGGAGTGGATCAAGGAGGGAATGGTTGCCGGCGGGCTCGACCCGGCCGACAAGGCGCAGGTCGCCCAGTTCAAGGAGACCTTGATCAAGAAATAA